The proteins below are encoded in one region of Gambusia affinis linkage group LG07, SWU_Gaff_1.0, whole genome shotgun sequence:
- the LOC122834481 gene encoding uncharacterized protein LOC122834481, whose protein sequence is MQRRRRINPKEDAKYYIDTKTDKVGLDVKYINAFKGRGIFATTSFQKGDFLCEYQGELISKEECERRQKVYHDKLKVFLFEFYFNGKLWCVDAAKEDCSLGRLVNDDNISPNAKMKYLTVQQKPHLCLFATRDINQGEEITYNYGDSDWPWRLKNSSGMSSTGQDVEVPSTSQLVSYYGMVSSKDQIRAKNDQDQMSTNVPNETDPVLDSLPINSEELEEERSQSPDCTHTTSTAGNTEKIRAENDQDQMTTNVPNKTDPVLDSLPITSEELEEEMFQSPDCTHTTSTAGNTEKIRAENDQDQMTTNVPNKTDPVLDSLPITSEELEEERSQSPDCIHTTSTAGNTEQIRAENDQDEMTTNVSNETDPVLDSLPITSEELKEEMSQRPYCTPTTSTAGNTEQCQKHHLMCTTVSSLEKCTQCFGPCSSFKWVGYQCKGCSKIWHSYCLKKITKDDGSQGKELFKYSIPDSLSDNNTSPSKQCEMSDEDHASDIDYIPNSESAETDEDSDVSIPLQPIKSKVGQIQRNPTIPDLTSFLPDSSSVVEPCTSNYWPPFHTDDMGDGTFETFSPAKSTKDSNDKPKCQKEPHKQESSQHIMSAKNYCFVCGRPQSKISRHLKTHKTHAEIAYAFSLPEDSKERKVLLEKMRNKGNFKHNCEVLQSGNGSLKVKRKPKGKIGTFIHCMYCQGMYIRKELWRHVQRCPCKPENEDLNQRHGRTKVLGFAMAQESAFCQEISSGVWKLLGPMKQDDVATVVRNDLTIIQLAQSLYNRHGQDPTKYEYIRQKLREIGRLLICLRSEFSVHNLEEAVKPANFQRVVQAVKIVCGFDEEKHSYQTPSLALKLGHTLQKISDIIHCRALMAEDEELIKSTDTFKKLYTSKWSELVSHTALNTLSHAKYNKPLTLPFTEDVQSLHRYLKESGENAFSILKDEVSPQNYAKLAKVTLAQVIVFNRRRAGEVSKMHLRGFQQRDDSKLHEDVAAGLSKVEKKLCSYFSRVEIIGKRGRKVAVLLSPDVVDALTLLVSKREQCGVCSTNIFLFARPRSQSHYRGQDCLRVYGSQCGAKHPEFLRSTQLRKHVATLSQVLNLKNNEIDQVADFLGHDIRVHREFYRLPVPTTQLAKISKLLLSMEKGHVSTLQGKSLDDIEIEDEIELSEDEEKEDLSDLDDCDSEEPEEPEEPVEPVEPVEPVEPEEPVEPEESVEPDQSKNMDDLLGAVSSAAEEIVPSVEETSSVAPRRQPKKPWSSAEISAVMRHFKAHIGKGKLATKSECNHCKLVEGPVLAQRTAQNIRDFVRNRGITAKRQAQKKRL, encoded by the exons ATGCAGAGGCGAAGACGAATAAATCCAAAGGAAGATGCCAAATATTATATTGATACCAAAACAGACAAAGTGGGACTTGATGTCAAGTACATCAATGCCTTTAAAG GTCGTGGTATCTTTGCCACAACCTCTTTTCAGAAAGGGGACTTTCTGTGTGAGTATCAAGGTGAACTGATCAGTAAAGAGGAATGTGAGAGGAGACAGAAAGTTTACCATGACAAGCTTAAAGTGTTCTTGTTTGAATTCTACTTTAATGGAAAACTCTGGTG TGTTGATGCAGCAAAAGAAGATTGCTCTCTTGGAAGGCTTGTAAATGATGACAATATCAGTCCGAATGCCAAAATGAAGTATCTGACCGTGCAACAGAAGccacatttgtgtttatttgcaacTCGAGATATCAATCAGGGAGAAGAGATTACATACAATTATGGGGACTCAGACTGGCCATGGCGACTCAAg AACTCAAGTGGGATGTCTTCAACTGGGCAAGATGTTGAGGTGCCATCCACATCACAGTTGGTTTCATACTATGGAATGGTATCAAGCAAAGACCAG atcagaGCTAAAAATGACCAGGATCAGATGTCAACCAATGTCCCAAATGAGACAGATCCAGTACTGGATTCACTCCCCATCAATTcagag gAATTGGAAGAAGAAAGGTCCCAAAGTCCTGACTGTACTCATACAACTTCTACAGCTGGCAACACAGAAAAG atcagaGCTGAAAATGACCAGGATCAGATGACAACCAATGTCCCAAACAAGACAGATCCAGTCCTGGATTCACTGCCCATCACTTcagag gAATTGGAAGAAGAAATGTTCCAAAGTCCTGACTGTACTCATACAACTTCTACAGCTGGCAACACAGAAAAG atcagaGCTGAAAATGACCAGGATCAAATGACAACCAATGTCCCAAACAAGACAGATCCAGTCCTGGATTCACTGCCCATCACTTcagag gAATTGGAAGAAGAAAGGTCCCAAAGTCCTGACTGTATTCATACAACTTCCACAGCTGGCAACACAGAACAG atcagaGCTGAAAATGACCAGGATGAGATGACAACCAATGTCTCAAATGAGACAGATCCAGTCCTGGATTCACTGCCCATCACTTcagag gAATTGAAAGAAGAAATGTCCCAAAGACCTTACTGTACTCCTACAACTTCTACAGCTGGCAACACAGAACAG TGTCAAAAACATCACCTGATGTGCACAACAGTATCCTCTTTGGAGAAGTGTACTCAGTGTTTTGGACCTTGTTCTTCATTCAAGTGGGTTGGTTACCAGTGCAAAG gTTGTTCAAAAATCTGGCATTCATACTgccttaaaaaaattacaaaggaTGACGGATCTCAG GGAAAAGAACTTTTTAAGTATTCGATACCTGACTCCTTATCAGATAACAACACGTCACCTTCCAAACAATGTGAAATGTCAGATGAGGACCATGCATCTGATATTGACTACATACCAAATTCAGAATCTGCAGAAACTGATGAAGACTCAGACGTTAGCATTCCCCTTCAGCCCATCAAGTCTAAAGTTGGACAAATTCAAAGAAACCCAACAATACCCGATCTCACTTCATTTTTGCCAGACTCAAGTTCCGTGGTTGAGCCTTGCACATCAAATTACTGGCCTCCTTTTCACACAGATGATATGGGTGATGGCACATTCGAAACATTCAGCCCAGCCAAGTCTACCAAAGACTCAAATGATAAACCAAAATGTCAAAAGGAGCCTCACAAACAGGAATCCTCACAGCATATTATGAGTGCCAAGAACTACTGCTTTGTGTGTGGTAGGCCACAGAGCAAAATTTCACGCCATTTAAAAACCCACAAGACACATGCTGAAATTGCTTATGCCTTTTCCCTTCCGGAAGACTCAAAAGAGCGCAAGGTTCTTCtagaaaaaatgagaaacaaggGGAACTTCAAACATAACTGTGAGGTTTTACAAAGTGGGAATGGATCGTTGAAAGTTAAGAGAAAGCCGAAAGGAAAGATTGGAACGTTTATACATTGTATGTACTGCCAAGGGATGTACATTCGAAAGGAACTGTGGAGACATGTCCAAAGATGCCCCTGTAAGCCagaaaatgaagatttgaacCAAAGACATGGGAGAACCAAAGTACTGGGTTTTGCTATGGCTCAAGAGTCTGCATTCTGTCAGGAGATTTCAAGTGGGGTTTGGAAGCTCCTTGGTCCCATGAAGCAGGATGATGTAGCCACAGTTGTGAGAAATGACCTGACCATTATTCAGTTGGCCCAGTCTCTCTACAACAGACATGGACAAGACCCTACCAAGTACGAGTACATCCGACAGAAGCTCCGTGAAATTGGACGTCTGTTAATATGTCTACGGTCTGAATTCTCTGTACATAACTTGGAGGAAGCTGTGAAACCTGCTAACTTCCAAAGAGTTGTCCAGGCAGTAAAGATTGTCTGTGGTTTtgatgaagaaaagcattcaTACCAAACACCAAGTCTTGCACTAAAACTGGGACATACACTTCAGAAAATCAGTGACATTATCCATTGCCGAGCGCTCATGGCAGAAGATGAAGAACTGATTAAGTCAACAGACACTTTCAAAAAGCTGTATACATCCAAGTGGTCTGAGTTAGTGTCACATACTGCCTTGAACACTCTGAGTCATGCCAAATATAATAAGCCATTAACCTTACCATTCACAGAAGATGTTCAGAGTCTTCATAGGTATCTTAAGGAATCTggagaaaatgcattttctatCTTGAAAGATGAGGTCAGCCCCCAGAATTATGCCAAACTTGCAAAAGTTACTCTTGCACAGGTCATTGTGTTCAATCGAAGACGAGCTGGAGAAGTCTCAAAGATGCATCTCAGAGGTTTCCAGCAGAGAGATGACTCAAAGCTCCATGAAGATGTTGCTGCTGGATTGTCCAAGGTTGAAAAAAAGCTCTGTAGCTACTTTAGTCGTGTTGAAATAATTGGGAAAAGAGGTCGAAAAGTTGCAGTTCTCCTTTCTCCTGATGTGGTGGATGCTCTGACTCTGCTGGTCAGCAAAAGAGAGCAATGTGGTGTTTGCTCCAcaaacatctttctttttgctcGACCAAGATCTCAAAGTCACTACAGAGGCCAAGACTGTTTGCGTGTTTATGGAAGCCAATGTGGGGCGAAGCATCCAGAGTTCCTCAGGTCCACACAACTCAGGAAGCATGTTGCCACATTGTCACAAGTCCTTAAcctcaaaaataatgaaattgaCCAGGTGGCTGACTTCCTGGGACATGATATTCGTGTCCACAGGGAATTTTATCGCTTACCTGTGCCAACAACACAACTGGCAAAGATTTCTAAGCTCCTTTTGTCCATGGAGAAAGGACACGTATCTACCCTGCAAGGAAAATCCCTTGATGACATCGAAATTGAAG ATGAAATAGAACTAAGTGaggatgaagaaaaagaagatttaagTGATTTGGATGACTGTGATTCTGAGGAACCTGAGGAACCTGAGGAACCTGTTGAACCTGTTGAACCTGTGGAACCTGTGGAACCTGAGGAACCTGTGGAACCTGAGGAATCTGTGGAACCTGACCAAAGCAAGAATATGGATGATTTGT TGGGAGCAGTGTCATCGGCAGCAGAGGAAATTGTTCCTTCTGTTGAAG AGACCTCCTCTGTTGCACCCAGAAGACAACCAAAAAAACCATGGTCAAGTGCTGAGATTTCTGCTGTTATGAGGCATTTTAAAGCTCACATAGGTAAAGGAAAACTTGCCACTAAAAGTGAGTGCAATCATTGCAAGTTGGTGGAAGGTCCTGTGCTGGCTCAAAGAACAGCACAAAACATCAGGGACTTTGTGAGAAACCGTGGAATAACTGCTAAGAGGCAGGCACAAAAGAAAAGGCTCTAG